From a single Fusarium fujikuroi IMI 58289 draft genome, chromosome FFUJ_chr03 genomic region:
- a CDS encoding related to tol protein — protein MSSPATLCEYCSQIPLDPKILDEEAKRLRIRAPTWSLGAAIRIKNSPCPLCRLFISQWDPDFIAVSSTDEVELRWILGPAGRWAFTTYGARDYTWIGFSSGMETSGHPDPNSGLFLEPWTDPLVDTSRILRWISSCEELHSSECAMPTDLPFAEAFPGLRVLRVIDVEDHCVVEMTSLEKYIALSYVWGAVANFRLTKANRTALLLPRSLEKVFKMLPNTIKDAITLTRRLGCRYLWVDALCLLQNNTEDLELGVNVMDLVYERAWLTIVAACGHDADARLPGVQQGARDGSSNSFKIMPGVEMGIVTGLDGLLERSVYHSRAWTFQEQVLSRRVLYFVENKVFYRCRAAEHAEHFVDDLSQTSADWTPGASHSMSVLVNDPVIYLSTMLSLYTKRVLTNQNDTLRAMAGIIRRIAERMKCNFFQGLPTAMLDKFITFFADGTILHRRSTFPSYSWTGWRGCVDMNLQFTCENMTMTENTKMWLRDRTWIIWYKRNFSGIPQLVWDPDASLSDMEYAGYRHRRPFRDGRYVPNQLDTRQTMPTEEVSFSREVPSYPMLQFWTLSLFYRISDVDVFRGTGCLQDSNTKNCGFVFLDGFDETEFFESRDSYEIILLSETSYPRFFDSRWVQWRDLYALTAGQCRFYNIMILEWNGGIAERRGFGLLHQGAVEFSLDPGPSWKEIFLA, from the exons ATGTCGTCGCCTGCAACATTATGTGAATACTGCTCACAGATTCCTCTAGATCCAAAGATACTagatgaagaagcaaagcGTTTACGGATAAGAGCCCCAACATGGTCCCTTGGGGCTGCTATCCGAATCAAGAACAGTCCATGCCCATTGTGTCGCCTTTTCATATCCCAATGGGATCCAGACTTCATCGCTGTCTCGTCCACcgatgaggttgagcttcGTTGGATATTGGGGCCTGCCGGGCGCTGGGCTTTCACTACCTATGGGGCTCGAGATTATACGTGGATTGGCTTCAGCTCAGGCATGGAGACGTCTGGTCACCCCGATCCTAACTCGGGACTCTTTCTTGAGCCGTGGACGGACCCTTTGGTGGACACTTCTAGGATCCTACGCTGGATCTCATCCTGCGAGGAGCTTCATAGCTCGGAATGTGCGATGCCGACCGACTTACCCTTTGCTGAGGCATTTCCTGGTCTCCGTGTACTCCGCGTGATCGATGTCGAGGATCATTGTGTCGTAGAGATGACAAGTCTTGAGAAATATATTGCTTTGAGCTATGTATGGGGAGCTGTTGCAAACTTTCGACTCACTAAGGCGAATCGAACGGCACTGCTTTTGCCCAGGTCTCTAGAAAAGGTCTTTAAGATGCTACCAAACACGATAAAAGACGCTATCACTTTGACAAGGCGTCTTGGGTGTAGATATTTATGGGTTGACGCGCTTTGCCTGCTGCAAAACAACACCGAAGACTTAGAGCTAGGCGTCAATGTCATGGATCTTGTTTACGAGAGAGCTTGGTTGACAATTGTCGCAGCCTGTGGTCATGATGCTGACGCACGACTCCCCGGGGTTCAGCAGGGGGCCCGAGATGGTTCTTCTAACTCATTCAAGATTATGCCCGGCGTCGAAATGGGAATTGTGACGGGACTAGACGGATTGCTCGAACGCTCAGTCTATCACTCCAGAGCGTGGAC GTTTCAAGAGCAAGTCCTATCTCGCCGAGTTCTCTACTTTGTTGAAAACAAGGTCTTCTACCGTTGTCGTGCAGCAGAGCATGCCGAACACTTTGTAGACGACCTATCACAAACCTCGGCTGACTGGACGCCAGGAGCTTCTCATTCGATGTCTGTGCTCGTGAATGACCCGGTGATTTATTTATCGACAATGCTCTCCCTCTATACCAAAAGAGTCTTGACAAATCAGAACGACACACTACGAGCCATGGCTGGCATTATCAGGCGGATTGCAGAGCGGATGAAGTGCAATTTCTTCCAGGGCCTTCCAACAGCCATGCTCGACAAATTCATCACATTCTTTGCAGATGGTACCATTCTTCACCGGCGCTCTACATTTCCAAGTTACTCGTGGACAGGCTGGCGCGGTTGTGTCGATATGAACTTGCAATTCACTTGCGAAAACATGACTATGACCGAGAACACCAAAATGTGGCTCAGGGACAGGACGTGGATCATATGGTATAAGCGAAACTTTTCTGGTATTCCCCAACTTGTCTGGGATCCGGATGCAAGCTTGTCAGATATGGAGTATGCGGGATATCGCCACAGGCGCCCTTTTCGCGATGGCCGATACGTTCCCAATCAACTAGACACAAGGCAAACCATGCCGACCGAGGAGGTATCCTTCTCTCGGGAAGTGCCATCTTACCCCATGCTGCAGTTTTGGACACTTTCGCTGTTCTACAGAATCTCTGACGTTGATGTTTTCAGGGGCACCGGATGCCTTCAGGATTCTAACACCAAGAACTGCGGTTTTGTTTTTCTGGATGGCTTTGACGAAACCGAGTTTTTCGAATCGCGGGACTCCTATGAGATAATACTTCTGTCCGAGACATCCTATCCTCGGTTTTTTGACTCCCGTTGGGTACAATGGCGGGATCTGTATGCTCTAACCGCAGGTCAGTGCAGGTTTTATAACATCATGATTCTGGAGTGGAACGGTGGAATAGCTGAAAGGCGAGGTTTTGGTCTGCTTCACCAAGGTGCTGTTGAGTTTAGTCTGGATCCTGGTCCGTCTTGGAAGGAAATATTTCTAGCGTAG
- a CDS encoding related to aminopeptidase Y precursor, vacuolar produces the protein MKFLNALLCGALLFSEVSATKKLTPSQVEGDIKKSKLRKTLEDLNTIAKKNGGNRAFGFPGYKASVDYISKQLKGQYGKHLNTYIQPFNYTFEQTKDIWVRGPDGEDVYVITLIYNVGTPTPDGVTAPLVLVPIDDERGSGCFADQWEGVDAKDKLALVKRGSCAISDKLKLAKKAGARGVLLVNNQPGEGITSATLSAENLELIVPVGVIPLEVGTAWRTRIEAGETLEVTLLVDSFHETRETWNIIAETKQGDPNNVVMMGAHLDSVQAGPGINDDGSGTAGILEIAKSFTKYTGYKNKVRFAWWGAEESGLAGSYYYGEQLTEEEADRIRFYFNYDMIGSPKPKYWVQASKPADRVGGDILAAWLRKKGKTVEWEEFGESSDYAAFVELGIPSSGIFTGADAETDPCYHLECDTINNIHWGALTLNTKTAGRAAAQFALSLKGVPPRDKTSANPKSKRAVAARFEQWQKKKTLASNAHKCNHKTKVVV, from the exons ATGAAGTTCCTTAATGCTCTGCTCTGCGGAGCTCTCCTCTTTTCTGAGGTATCAGCTACCAAGAAATTGACTCCCAGCCAAGTTGAGGGTGACATCAAAAAGTCAAA GCTTCgaaagacccttgaagaCCTCAACACaatcgccaagaagaacggcGGCAATCGTGCCTTTGGCTTCCCCGGTTACAAGGCCTCCGTCGACTACATCtccaagcagctcaagggCCAATACGGAAAGCATCTCAACACTTACATCCAGCCCTTCAACTACACCTTCGAGCAGACCAAAGACATCTGGGTCCGAGGACCTGATGGCGAGGATGTCTATGTCATCACTCTCATCTACAACGTCGGCACACCTACTCCCGATGGCGTGACAGCTCCTCTTGTTCTCGTACCAATTGACGATGAGCGCGGATCTGGATGCTTCGCAGACCAATGGGAGGGTGTCGATGCTAAGGATAAACTCGCCCTCGTGAAGCGCGGCTCGTGTGCGATCTCAGATAAGCTCAAGCTCGCAAAGAAGGCCGGCGCTCGTGGTGTTCTCCTTGTCAACAACCAACCTGGCGAGGGTATCACCAGTGCGACTCTCAGTGCTGAGAACCTGGAGCTCATCGTCCCCGTTGGTGTGATTCCTCTTGAAGTCGGCACTGCTTGGAGAACGCGCATCGAGGCTGGTGAGACGCTTGAGGTCACTTTGCTGGTGGACTCGTTCCATGAGACCCGTGAGACTTGGAACATTATCGCAGAGACTAAGCAGGGTGACCCTAACAACGTCGTCATGATGGGTGCTCATCTCGACAGTGTCCAAGCTGGTCCTGGtatcaatgatgatggcagTGGAACTGCTGGTATTCTCGAGATTGCCAAGTCTTTCACCAAGTACACTGGttacaagaacaaggtccGCTTTGCTTGGTGGGGTGCTGAAGA GAGCGGCCTTGCTGGATCTTACTACTACGGCGAGCAGCtcaccgaggaggaagccgACAGAATCCGATTCTACTTCAACTATGACATGATCGGTTCTCCTAAGCCCAAGTACTGGGTCCAAGCTAGCAAACCCGCCGACCGAGTTGGAGGAGATATCCTGGCTGCCTGGCTCcgcaagaagggcaagaccGTCGAGTGGGA GGAGTTCGGTGAGTCTTCTGACTACGCCGCCTTCGTCGAGCTCGGCATCCCCTCCTCCGGTATCTTCACCGGCGCTGATGCCGAGACCGATCCATGTTATCACTTGGAATGcgacaccatcaacaacatccacTGGGGAGCCCTgactctcaacaccaagactgcTGGCCGTGCTGCTGCCCAGTTCGCTCTCAGCCTCAAGGGCGTTCCCCCACGAGACAAGACCTCTGCTAACCCCAAGAGCAAGAGGGCTGTAGCTGCACGCTTCGAGCAgtggcagaagaagaagactctTGCTAGCAATGCGCATAAGTGTAATCATAAGACAAAGGTTGTTGTCTAA
- a CDS encoding probable CYS4-cystathionine beta-synthase translates to MASPVPHVPPRAATVLSATELIGNTPLVRLNKIPQSLGIECDVYVKPELFSAGGSVKDRIALRMIEEAEKSGRIKPGDTLIEPTSGNTGIGLALVGAIKGYKTIITLPEKMSAEKVSVLRALGATIIRTPTQAAWDAPESHIGVARRLEKELPNAHILDQYSNENNPLAHEFGTAEEIWEQTAGKINAIVAGAGTGGTITGLARGLKKHNKDIKVIAADPHGSILALPELLNEEHANESYKVEGIGYDFIPDVLDQQIVDKWYKTDDRQSFHLARRLIAEEGILVGGSSGSAMAAMLLAVKEYNFKKGDVVVVVLPDSIRSYLSKFADDDWLAANDLLPVNGVESTVNGNSQKKTSDPYEGATIASLRLKPVTSVGANSSCSEAIETMRDKGFDQLPVLSANGHKLVGLVTLGNLLSYISRGRATAQSPVSDVMFDFARLDEIVTDPREFASPINPGKRRQFVEITKDTPLTTLSKFFEWNSAAVVTEKTDDSKSLSKPIAIVTKVDLLTWMINKKL, encoded by the exons ATGGCTTCTCCGGTCCCTCACGTTCCGCCTCGCGCTGCTACTGTCCTCTCGGCGACAGAGCTCATCGGAAATACTCCTCTTGTCAGACTTAACAAGATCCCCCAGTCGCTGGGCATCGAGTGCGATGTCTACGTCAAGCCAGAGCTGTTCAGCGCTGGAGGCAGTGTCAAGGACAGAATTGCTCTGCGCATGattgaagaggctgagaagagcgGAAGAATTAAGCCTGGTGACACTCTTATCGAGCCTACCAGTGGAAACAC TGGTATCGGTCTTGCTCTCGTCGGAGCTATCAAGGGCTACAAGACTATCATCACACTCCCCGAGAAGATGTCCGCCGAAAAGGTCTCTGTCCTCCGTGCCCTCGGCGCCACCATCATCCGTACTCCTACACAAGCTGCTTGGGATGCCCCCGAGTCTCACATCGGTGTTGCCCGCcgtcttgagaaggagcTTCCCAACGCCCATATTCTCGACCAGTACAGCAACGAGAACAACCCTCTCGCCCACGAGTTCGGCACCGCTGAGGAGATCTGGGAGCAAACTGCCGGCAAGATCAACGCTATTGTCGCTGGTGCCGGTACTGGTGGTACCATCACTGGTCTCGCTCGTGGTCTGAAGAAGCATAACAAGGACATCAAGGTCATTGCTGCGGATCCTCACGGCAGTATCCTTGCTCTGCCTGAGCTTCTGAACGAGGAGCATGCCAACGAGTCTTATAAGGTGGAGGGTATCGGATATGATTTCATTCCCGATGTGCTTGATCAGCAGATTGTTGATAAGTGGTACAAGACCGATGACCGACAGTCTTTCCACCTTGCACGAAGACTTATCGCCGAGGAGGGTATCCTCGTTGGTGGCAGCTCTGGTTctgccatggctgccatGCTCCTCGCTGTCAAGGAGTACAACTTCAAGAAGGGCGATGTCGTAGTTGTTGTTCTGCCCGACAGCATCCGAAGCTACCTCTCCAAGTTTGCTGATGACGACTGGCTCGCCGCCAACGATCTCCTCCCCGTCAACGGTGTTGAATCCACCGTCAACGGCAACAGCCAGAAGAAGACCTCCGACCCTTACGAGGGCGCCACCATTGCCTCTCTGCGCCTCAAGCCCGTCACATCCGTCGGTGCCAACTCTTCCTGCTCCGAGGCCATCGAGACCATGCGCGACAAGGGCTTCGATCAACTCCCTGTCCTTTCCGCCAACGGCCACAAGCTCGTCGGTCTCGTCACACTGGGTAACCTCCTAAGCTACATCTCCCGCGGCCGCGCCACGGCCCAGAGCCCTGTATCAGACGTCATGTTTGACTTTGCGCGCCTCGACGAGATCGTCACTGATCCTCGCGAATTCGCTTCCCCCATCAACCCCGGCAAGCGTAGACAATTCGTCGAGATCACAAAGGACACACCCCTCACCACACTTAGCAAGTTCTTTGAGTGGAACAGTGCAGCCGTCGTCACCGAGAAGACTGACGATTCCAAGTCTCTGTCCAAGCCTATTGCTATTGTTACAAAGGTTGATCTCCTTACATGgatgatcaacaagaagTTGTAG
- a CDS encoding related to SRP102-signal recognition particle receptor, beta chain: MANFIATVEAIMTPSLATIIIGAIIIIGAPIILHLILSSSKTYTVAPSVLLLGPANAGKTSLLTLFERGASGTETHTSQVSHDVELNASTDSDNKHSYRNHDTHDGTYTKFLLVDTPGHGKLRNVPMSKLDRTEKLKAVVFLVDAAAIGEPEVLAPTAAYLYDVLLFLQKRATTAKAKAAIPILIAANKMDLFTALPSTLVKSNLEAELTRIRASRSKGLLDSGVGSDDIGSEEQDSWLGEYGSSKFTFSQLQEFEIDVDVLPGNVTGDGPGADKWWWWIAQRV, from the coding sequence ATGGCCAACTTCATCGCAACTGTTGAGGCCATCATGACACCCTCGCTCGCCACAATCATTATTGGtgcaatcatcatcatcggtgCTCCTATAATTCTTCACCTCATcctctcttcatcaaagacatACACCGTCGCCCCTAGCGTCCTCCTTCTCGGCCCCGCCAACGCTGGCAAGACGTCACTTCTCACACTCTTTGAGCGCGGCGCTTCTGGTACCGAGACGCACACTTCCCAGGTGTCGCACGATGTTGAGCTCAACGCCTCTACCGACTCCGATAACAAGCACTCGTACCGTAACCACGATACCCACGATGGTACATATACCAAGTTCTTGCTCGTCGATACTCCTGGACATGGAAAGCTGCGAAACGTGCCGATGAGCAAGCTGGACCGCACTGAAAAACTGAAGGCCGTTGTCTTTTTGGTGGATGCTGCTGCTATTGGAGAACCCGAGGTTCTTGCGCCCACCGCTGCGTATCTCTACGACGTGCTGCTTTTCCTGCAGAAGCGGGCTACCAccgccaaggccaaggctgcgaTCCCTATTCTCATCGCCGCCAACAAGATGGACCTCTTCACCGCTTTGCCATCGACACTTGTTAAGTCCAACCTCGAAGCCGAGCTGACGAGAATTCGTGCTTCGCGAAGCAAGGGACTGCTGGACTCGGGCGTCGGATCTGACGACATTGGCTCTGAAGAGCAGGATTCTTGGCTGGGCGAGTACGGTTCCTCCAAGTTCACCTTCAGCCAGCTCCAGGAGTTCGAAatcgatgttgatgtcctCCCTGGAAACGTCACTGGCGATGGTCCCGGAGCGGAcaagtggtggtggtggatcGCTCAGCGGGTATAA
- a CDS encoding related to AKR1-ankyrin repeat-containing protein: MGSTSTSSTSGQTAPIQMTGKSNAATPKLNNEVEMGSLPGDTQAQEEDIMQIARIGDVPAMEKLFESGEYDATYHDDEGITPLHWAAINNQYAMCKFLIEHGAEINRKGGESVATALQWAAQRCHYYTVNLLLQHGADPLITDAQGYNTLHISTFNGNVLLIVLLLHQGIPVDVIDTFGHTALMWAAYKGFPQCVDLFLRWGASVHATDEQGFTALHWALVKGSPGCILKLIEYGADRFAKTQTGKTPAVTANELNTEGAWHRALRECGFNEDGHPAVPPWPGASYFLKDKRAFVTRFLFIWPFVLVWGMLMAVSSAPIYIGVPLGFAVVYGVQWVAQQVLEYAPPDMRHFHKTPWLTGIFAATLFLTAVNWLTTVLFATTLGASEGHGHTFLNLFFGIFLGLTAYFYVASMRYDPGFVPKMNGIAEQKAVIDGLLSQWKYDETNFCVTCMIQTPLRSKHCRRCQRCVAKHDHHCPWVYNCVGINNHRHFFFYLISLTFGIISYDFLLYYYFETISSNASDSCNVLSPNLCKFINADSYTSILAVWITLQLLWVTMLLFTQFIQVARAMTTYENMFGVRDGTAITALTSTGAPLDPNHPSLSATATPGGHHHKHKGGMLKSLSRTLGVDPFIETITGRGAVSTKNKRKKKNPYSRGCIANCKDFWCDPAPIFGQRENGAAVLGGERVDYTAMYESPGLMQLTGRRERGGYEAVGTEEV; encoded by the exons ATGGggagcaccagcaccagttCCACCTCCGGCCAGACCGCGCCCATCCAGATGACGGGTAAATCGAATGCCGCTACGCCGAAGCTGAATAACGAAGTCGAGATGGGCAGTCTGCCGGGAGATACGCAGGCccaggaggaggatatcaTGCAGATCGCTAGGATAGGAGACGTACCGGCCATGGAGAAGCTTTTCGAGTCGGGCGAGTACGATGCGACCTACCACGACGATGAGGGTATCACGCCCTTACAT TGGGCTGCGATTAACAATCAATATGCGATGTGCAAATTCTTGATCGAACACGGCGCCGAAATTAATAGAAAGGGCGGAGAATCGGTAGCAACAGCTCTTCAATGGGCCGCCCAGCGATGCCATTACTACACCGTCAATCTACTCCTCCAGCACGGCGCCGACCCTCTCATCACCGACGCCCAAGGTTACAACACGCTTCACATCTCGACGTTCAACGGCAACGTCCTTCTGATTGTCCTCCTGCTCCACCAGGGAATTCCGGTCGACGTTATCGACACGTTCGGCCACACTGCGCTCATGTGGGCTGCGTACAAGGGCTTCCCTCAATGCGTTGATCTGTTTCTTCGCTGGGGCGCAAGCGTCCATGCGACAGACGAGCAGGGCTTCACCGCGCTGCATTGGGCGCTCGTCAAGGGAAGTCCGGGATGTATCCTCAAACTAATCGAGTACGGCGCCGATCGATTCGCAAAGACACAGACGGGTAAGACTCCTGCTGTGACGGCCAACGAGCTTAATACGGAGGGCGCCTGGCACAGAGCGCTTCGAGAATGCGGTTTCAACGAGGACGGTCATCCTGCGGTGCCGCCTTGGCCGGGTGCTAGCTATTTCTTGAAGGACAAGAGAGCCTTTGTCACAAGGTTCTTGTTCATTTGGCCGTTTGTTCTGGTTTGGGGCATGCTTATGGCTGTTTCGAGTGCGCCTATCTACATTGGCGTTCCTCTTGGATTCGCTGTGGTTTACGGTGTCCAGTGGGTTGCTCAGCAAGTTCTGGAATATGCGCCTCCCGATATGCGACACTTTCACAAGACTCCTTGGCTCACCGGTATCTTTGCGGCCACGCTCTTCTTAACAGCTGTGAATTGGTTGACGACAGTCCTCTTTGCCACAACGCTTGGCGCGAGTGAGGGTCACGGCCATACCTTTCTCAACCTGTTCTTCGGCATCTTCTTGGGCCTCACCGCGTACTTCTACGTTGCCAGCATGAGATACGACCCGGGTTTCGTGCCAAAGATGAACGGAATTGCAGAGCAGAAAGCTGTCATTGACGGACTTTTGTCGCAGTGGAAGTACGACGAGACCAACTTTTGTGTTACTTGCATGATTCAGACGCCTCTCCGAAGCAAGCACTGCCGCCGATGTCAACGATGTGTCGCCAAACATGATCACCATTGTCCTTGGGTTTACAACTGTGTCGGCATTAACAACCACCgacacttcttcttctacctcATCTCGCTGACCTTTGGTATCATCTCATACGACTTTTTACTGTATTACT ACTTCGAAACTATCAGCAGCAATGCTTCTGATAGCTGCAACGTTCTTAGCCCGAACCTTTGCAAGTTCATCAATGCTGATTCGTACACTTCGATCTTGGCCGTTTGGATTACGCTTCAACTCCTCTGGGTCACCATGCTTTTGTTTACCCAGTTTATTCAGGTAGCTCGAGCTATGACGACGTATGAGAACATGTTTGGTGTGAGGGACGGAACTGCGATTACCGCTCTCACATCTACTGGCGCCCCTCTCGACCCCAACCACCCGTCTCTATCCGCAACAGCAACCCCTGGTGGTCACCACCACAAGCACAAGGGCGGCATGCTCAAGTCTTTGAGCCGTACCCTTGGTGTCGACCCCTTTATCGAGACCATTACCGGCCGAGGTGCCGTTtccaccaagaacaagcgcaagaagaagaaccccTACAGCCGAGGCTGCATTGCCAACTGCAAGGACTTCTGGTGCGATCCTGCGCCCATCTTTGGCCAAAGAGAGAACGGCGCTGCTGTACTTGGTGGAGAGAGAGTTGACTACACAGCCATGTATGAGAGTCCTGGTCTGATGCAGTTGACTGGTCGTAGAGAACGCGGTGGTTACGAGGCCGTTGGGACAGAAGAGGTTTAG
- a CDS encoding related to integral membrane protein PTH11 → MAPLAHDPSGFLMEPPAGQTRTLVNPPSSGSGVIPCGVTTTIIASIIVILRVFTRRYVVKSVLGADDYLCIAGLCFSFTFLGISLTLLNLGAGNHMWDIPVAEYVPKFWQTSIGATLTYAASISLAKLSVLSFYLRISPDRFVRRAVHVLMALVCSYTFVYVCLAVFRCQPVSAGWDLTIEGKCIGMDVLVIFLVICSVVIDTFVLLLPIRIVQPLQIPTRQKISLTVLFATGGVIIVVTIRRATITLPILDAPDYTWALPRQLILSFIEVNTSLVCVSVPALKPFCVRYVPFLIHPRLRSQEKNSKKSNSHSQEKRKSHTVDNDSYEMPHRRDFGGENPQEDETHLCPTIPEHNAALESDGAMDTESVNSSADQVPPVSAKPKPALASFSTKRSQSVNGIQVTRETVITYGPKE, encoded by the exons ATGGCGCCTCTTGCTCATGACCCTTCGGGTTTTCTCATGGAGCCGCCGGCGGGACAGACGAGAACTCTTGTTAATCCCCCAAGCAGTGGGAGCGGAGTTATTCCTTGTGGTGTTACGACGACGATCATTGCTTCGATTATTGTTATTCTGAGGGTTTTCACGAGGAGATATGTGGTTAAGAGTGTGTTGGGCGCCGATGACT ACTTGTGCATAGCTGGTCTCTGTTTCTCTTTCACCTTTCTCGGCATCTCATTAACAC TCCTCAACCTTGGTGCTGGAAACCACATGTGGGATATCCCAGTGGCCGAATACGTTCCCAAGTTCTGGCAGACGAGCATCGGAGCCACACTCACATACGCTGCCAGCATCAGTCTCGCCAAACTCTCTGTCCTTAGCTTCTATCTTCGAATCTCTCCCGATAGATTTGTGCGTCGAGCGGTCCATGTCTTGATGGCTCTTGTCTGCTCATACACTTTCGTCTACGTCTGCCTCGCCGTGTTTCGATGCCAGCCTGTATCTGCAGGATGGGATCTCACTATCGAAGGGAAGTGTATTGGCATGGATGTTCTAGTTATCTTCCTGGTCATCTGCAGTGTTGTCATCGATACAttcgttcttcttcttccgatCCGCATTGTTCAGCCTCTTCAGATCCCCACTCGTCAAAAGATCTCACTTACTGTTCTCTTCGCAACTGGAGGCGTCATCATTGTCGTCACAATCAGGAGGGCTACCATCACTCTTCCCATCTTGGACGCCCCCGACTATACCTGGGCTCTTCCACGACAGCTCATCTTGAGTTTCATCGAGGTCAACACCAGTCTCGTCTGTGTTTCTGTCCCCGCGCTCAAGCCATTCTGCGTGCGATACGTTCCCTTCCTCATCCATCCTCGCCTCCGTTCTCAGGAGAAGAACTCAAAGAAGTCCAACTCGCACAgtcaagaaaagagaaaaagccACACTGTAGACAACGATTCCTACGAGATGCCTCATAGACGAGACTTTGGTGGAGAGAaccctcaagaagatgagacaCATCTTTGTCCCACGATACCAGAGCACAATGCCGCTCTGGAGTCAGACGGTGCAATGGATACCGAGAGTGTTAACAGCTCAGCCGATCAAGTACCTCCAGTATCCGCCAAGCCAAAACCTGCTCTGGCCAGTTTCTCTACCAAGCGTAGCCAGAGCGTCAATGGTATTCAAGTCACCCGGGAAACAGTCATTACCTACGGACCTAAAGAGTAA
- a CDS encoding related to ACB 4-hydroxyacetophenone monooxygenase: MASDTGLVNPLFHPFLFFFQIFQWLTDKLLSPKPPSENARIGSNRPKIAVIGAGITGVTSAAHCIGHGFDVVIFEAGSKDNVGGIWSRVNETSGLQIHSLMYRFHPSVQWNRGYPDRQQILSQVRQLWERYGLKERTRFNTKIDRVYQDDQGRWIVNDPSLGRFGGVIAAVGTCGAPKMPKIPGMDNFKGPIYHSSELTGKDVKGKKMAIIGGGASAVEALEFAFTEDAAKATILSRSDKWIIPRNMVVDTLLSFNIFGQETVLSFIPEFFLRKFFYRDLEDIAPDKSHGLFMETPMVNSDIMDKLREGRAEWVRCDIDEFVESGIQVNRRAKGVPQGGPGHEEVIDADIVVMATGFKRPSLSFLPKDCFEEPYPPPNWYLQTFPPTHPSVSAINCTYVNAIGTVGNWHIGIYTRILLMFLMDPFSRPSPFWMQRWIDMTKTLKLTSPTGAFDFFTYLELIWWFFFCVVINPFRWKWAIFVFFGVGFGLPKLVVSQEERFTNGNGYHATDEGRSF; this comes from the exons ATGGCGTCTGACACTGGCCTCGTCAATCCCCTCTTCCacccttttctcttcttcttccagatcttccaATGGCTCACGGACAAACTCCTCTCGCCCAAGCCACCAAGTGAAAACGCGAGGATTGGGAGCAATAGACCTAAGATTGCAGTCATTGGGGCGGGAATTACGGGCGTTACAAGTGCGGCTCATTGTATTGGCCATGGCTTTGACGTTGTGATTTTCGAAGCTGGGTCCAAGGATAATGTTGGGGGTATTTGGAGT AGAGTCAATGAAACATCTGGGCTTCAGATTCATTCATTGATGTATCGATTCCATCCTTCTGTTCAGTGGAATCGTGGCTATCCCGACCGTCAGCAAATTCTCAGCCAGGTCCGACAACTCTGGGAACGCTATGGCCTCAAAGAGAGAACACGCTTCAACACTAAAATTGACCGCGTTTACCAAGATGACCAGGGACGATGGATTGTGAACGACCCTTCCCTCGGGCGCTTTGGCGGTGTCATTGCTGCGGTCGGAACATGTGGCGCGCCAAAGATGCCAAAGATCCCTGGCATGGACAACTTCAAAGGTCCTATTTACCACTCTAGTGAACTCACTGG AAAGGATgtgaagggcaagaagatggCCATCATTGGTGGAGGTGCCTCTGCTGTTGAGGCGCTCGAGTTTGCTTTCACAGAAGATGCTGCCAAAGCGACCATTCTATCGCGCTCAGACAAGTGGATCATTCCCCGTAACATGGTCGTCGATACACTTCtgagcttcaacatctttggcCAGGAGACAGTTCTGTCGTTTATCCCAGAGTTCTTCCTGCGCAAGTTCTTCTACCGAGATCTTGAGGATATTGCGCCTGATAAGAGCCATGGCTTGTTCATGGAGACACCTATGGTTAACTCTGATATTATGGACAAGTTACGCGAGGGTAGAGCTGAATGGGTTCGCTGTGATATCGATGAATTTGTCGAGAGCGGTATTCAAGTTAATCGACGTGCCAAGGGTGTACCGCAAGGTGGTCCTGGTCACGAGGAAGTCATCGATGCTGATATTGTCGTTATGGCTACTGGTTTCAAGAGACCTTCTCTATCTTTCCTCCCCAAGGATTGCTTCGAGGAACCCTACCCACCACCGAATTGGTATCTCCAGACCTTCCCACCCACTCACCCCTCCGTCTCAGCCATCAACTGCACATACGTCAACGCCATTGGCACCGTTGGTAACTGGCACATTGGTATCTACACTCGAATCCTCCTCATGTTCCTCATGGATCCGTTCTCTCGACCTAGTCCCTTCTGGATGCAGCGCTGGATCGATATGACCAAGACACTCAAGCTTACCAGTCCAACTGGCGCTTTCGACTTTTTTACTTACTTGGAGTTGATCTGgtggttcttcttctgtgtGGTTATCAACCCTTTCCGATGGAAGTGGGCTATCTTTGTGTTCTTTGGTGTTGGCTTTGGACTCCCGAAGCTGGTGGTGAGTCAGGAGGAGAGGTTCACGAATGGAAATGGATACCATGCTACAGATGAGGGTAGAAGCTTTTAG